In Carassius carassius chromosome 7, fCarCar2.1, whole genome shotgun sequence, one genomic interval encodes:
- the LOC132143757 gene encoding B- and T-lymphocyte attenuator-like, protein MKGKIKKVQEKKKQAKMIICYLAVSLLLLSLSVSGTRNGSEMNCRSLIRVPRNTVFLAPVMSVLKINCSVTLHGCQRKPRVSWCKLFGDDCKALNYSNYIRTEWKNITEQEWMAFLVFLNISMEDTGFYRCKEGDMSIGHTINVTVTDNKVDKVSRNQSNTSNLGPTDDLEWLWSFVYICSGIAGLVVTVIIVTLLIIRCQERKSTRFKNKYMETHISDLPPLPHPNTRSPSDQLISASYRGCETPTIRGSSLTGRVSDGRHKTVGTERGEEENALVYASLNHQATSRGPKRTAQYEPEPSEYAAIRFQ, encoded by the exons ATGAAAGGGAAGATAAAAAAGgtacaagaaaagaaaaagcaagCAAAAATG ATCATCTGTTATCTTGCTGTTTCTCTCCTACTGTTATCGCTTAGTGTCAGCGGCACCAGAAATG GGTCTGAGATGAATTGTCGTTCATTGATCAGAGTGCCACGAAACACAGTGTTTCTAGCTCCTGTTATGAGCGTGTTGAAGATAAACTGTTCTGTAACTCTACATGGATGTCAAAGGAAACCAAGAGTCTCATGGTGCAAACTCTTTGGAGATGACTGTAAAgctttaaattattcaaattacaTCAGAACTGAGTGGAAGAACATCACAGAACAGGAATGGATGGCTTTCCTGGTTTTCCTGAACATCTCAATGGAGGATACAGGTTTCTACAGATGTAAAGAAGGCGACATGTCTATAGGCCATACTATTAATGTGACTGTGACAG ataATAAGGTGGATAAGGTTTCACGCAATCAAAGCAATACAA GTAATTTAGGTCCAACTGATGATCTAGAGTGGCTCTGGTCATTTGTGTACATCTGCAGTGGAATAGCCGGGCTGGTGGTGACAGTTATTATTGTAACATTGTTAATCATCAGATGCCAAG AGAGAAAATCAACAAGATTTAAAAATAAG TACATGGAAACACACATAAGTGATctgcctcctcttcctcatcccaatACCCGTTCCCCTTCTGATCagctgatctctgcttcatatCGTGGCTGTGAAACTCCAACCATCAGAGGATCATCATTAACTGGAAGAGTTTCAGATGGTAGACACAAAACTGTTGGCACAGAAAGAGGAGAAGAAGAGAATGCTCTGGTTTATGCTTCTTTGAATCACCAGGCTACTTCAAGAGGGCCTAAAAGAACAGCACAATATGAACCAGAACCTTCAGAATACGCCGCAATTCGGTTCCAATGA